GTTCGCGCTCCTCGAGGAACCGGAGCTTCGAGCCGGCGAGGTCCGGGAACTCGGGCTTCAGGCGAGCGAGGACCTGCCCGATCGTGAGCAGCTCCGACGCCGCGGACCCCGCCCGGGCCGCGGCGGACCGCGCGGGCACTACGCGTTCGCCAGGCGCGCCAGGTCGACCCGGGAGGCGTAGAAGGTCAGGCGGAACTTGCCGACCTGAACCTCGGACCCGTCGGTGAGCAGGGCCTCGTCGATGCGGGCACCGTCGAAGTAGGTGCCGTTGAGCGAACCGAGGTCCTTCACGGTGAAGCTCGTGCCGTGCCGGAGGAACTGCGCGTGCTTGCGCGAGACCGTGACGTCGTCGAGGAAGATGTCGGCGTCGGGGTGCCGACCGGCCGTCGTGACGTCGGAGTCGAGCAGGAACCGCGCGCCCACGTTCGGACCGCGGCGCACGACGAGCAGCGCCGAACCGGAGGGCAGCGCCGTGATGGCGTCGCGCTCTTCGGTCGAGATGCCGGACTCGGGCGTGAGGGCCGCCGCCTGCTCCAGACTGAAGGTCATCGTGGTGTCGACGAGTCGCTGCTGCTGGGTGCGACCGTCGCTGCCTGCCGGACCCTGCTGCGGGACCACTGGATCGGACATCGTGGACCTCCCTCTCTTGGCCCATCAGCGTATCGGAAACGGGTGACCCCGCGGGAGCCCAGAACGGGGCTGTGCACAACTCGGCAGTGCGCGATCAGCGAACGTCCACGAAACGCGCACCGAGACGGCCGGGAGGAGCAGTGCCAGCTGGCACCGCGCCTCCCGGCCGTCATCTCGTCACCACGGCGGACCGTCACCGCCTGCGGACACGCACCGCCGGTCCGTCACTGCTGGAGCTCCGACAGGAGCTCCTTGATCTCGGAGTCCTTGAGCTTCACCCAGGGCGAGCCGTCGGGATCGCTCGTCGACGCCTCCGGGCTGTCGCCGGTGTTCCACCACTTCGCCTGGTACGGCACACCGTCGAACAGGACCCGCGCCCCGGTGTCGTACTGCTTCGTACCGGACCACGACGGGTAGGTGCCCGCCGGCAGGGTGACCTGCTTGACCGGCTTCTCACCCGGAAGCACCGGCCCGATGAGCTGCCACGGCGTCTCGTAGGCGCTGAGCACCGGGTCGTCCGGGAGGTCGCCCGAGGTCCACCACTTCGCCTCGTAGACGTTGTGGTGCCAGACGATCTTCGTGCCCTCGAGGTAGGACGCGTCCGCGCTCCACACCGGGTACGGGCTCGTCTTCGGGTCGTCGGTCGGCTGGACGGTCGCGCTCGGCTCGGCCTCCGTGACGTCCGAGGCCGCCGCGACGATGCCGCCCGTGAAGCCCTTGCCGAGGACGTCGGCGAACAGTACGCCGTCCTGGTCGACGCCCGAGCAGGAGTCGGACACGGTCGACAGGTTCACGTAGTTCGAGCCGCACGTGGTGTCGCGGTTGAGGGACCACATGGACATGCGGCCGAGCCCGCGCTCCCGCGCCCAGGCGTTGAGCTTCCTCGCGTCGGCGAGCGTGAACACCTCGTCCTGGATGTCGTTCTGCCCGATCATCGGGGTCGCGCCGACCTTGTGCCAGAGCGTCGCGTCGGTGAGCGGGGTGCCCGACCTCGTGTAGAGGATGCCGAGCTGCCGGTGGACCTCCTGCAGGGTCTGGACCGAGGCGGAGTACATGCTCTGGCTCGAGCCCTTGGCCTGGCCGTAGTCCATCGTCATCGCGTTGACGCCGGCGAGGTCGACCCCGGCCTTGAGGAACTGCGCGACCGCGGTGGTCCCGTCGCTCGTCAGGCCCCCGGGCGCTGCCGGAAGGGTGAGCCACACGGCGAGGGGGTGCCCCGCAGCACGACGCGCGTCCTGCAGCTTCTTCACGGCGGCAGCCCGGCGCTCCCCCGCGGCGTGGTTCGTGAGGTCGTCACCCTCGACGTCGAAGTCGACCGTGCTGACGTCGTAGCGCTGCACGACGGTCTCGTAGGCGCCGACCAGGTCGGACGTGTCCGTGCAGGTCGTCGCGAGCTCGTCGTTCGCGAGGCCGCCGAACGAGACGCCGACCTCGCCCTTCTGCTGCTGGAGCCGGGCGATGCGGCGGTCGAGGTCGAGGGAGTCGGACGCGCCCTGCAGCGAGTACGCCGAACCCCAGGTCGGGGTGCAGGCTGCGTCGTGGTCGGCGACCACGAACGAGAGCATCACGTCGCGACCCTTGGCGGACTTGACGTCCTCGAAGGCGAACGTCGGGGTGGCGGTGACGTCGGTGTACGCGGCGAACCAGCTCTTCTGGGCGTCCGCGGCCTGCGCCGACTGCCAGCGGTCGAAGCCGAGGTAGCCCCCGGCCGCGACGGCAGCGGTCAGGACGACCGCGAGGCCGACCCGCAGCGGGGAGAGTCGTCTGGTGGAGGACATCAGGCAGCGGTCCGTTCGTCGGTGGAGGCGGGGGCGGCGGGGGCGGCGGGGGCGGCGGGGGCGGCGGGGGCGGCCGTCGCGGCGTGCCCGGTCGGCGCGTCGGACGCAGTGGGCCCGGCGGGTGCGGTCACGACCGTCGGGGTACTGCGGGTCGCCGGGGCGCCGACCGTCCCGGCACCGTGGCGGGTCGGCAGCTCCGCACCGCCGTGCCCGAAGTACAGGACGGCACGCCAGTCCTCGGCGACCGGCTCAGCCTCGGGCAGCAGACCCTTGCGGGCCGCCTTCCGGTCCTGCTTCGCCTGCCGACGGGCGGCGCGACGTGCGGCCCGGGCGGACGGGTCGTAGTACATCCACCGGGTGGCCCACAGCCAGACGTCGACGACCGAGTTCCAGATGCCGATGTACGCGACGATCGCGTAGAACGCGAGGAGGGCGTTGAACGCCGCGAACACCGCGTTGCCCCAGTTCTGCGCCTGGTAGTCCCGCAGGAACGTGAACACCGAGAAGACGACCATGGCGTACGGCGCGAGGACGTACAGCGCGGGGGACGCCGTGCGGTCGCGGACCTTCGGCGTGCGGGCGAACGGGATCTTCTTCGCCGTCAGCGCCTGCTGGATGCTCTTGAGCACCCCGGCGACGTTGACCGGCATGAGGATCAGGTTGAACCCGTAGATCCGGAGGATGTCGGTCCGCTTGTAGCCGCAGTACTTCAGGTCGGACGCGAAGAGCCAGAAGTACGGCAGGGCGGCGAGGAGCACCATCGGGCTGAGGAGCCGCGAGTCGTACGGGTAGGCCAGCAGGAAGATGAGGCCGAGCGAACCCCACGCGATCGACGCCATGTAGTTGACGCGGAGGGACATCTCGACGAGGCCGACCCGCTCCCCGCGCTGCCGACGCTCGCGGACCTGGCGGAGGTACTTCGGCAGGATCAGGAGGCCACCGTTCGCCCACCGGCGTCGCTGCACGATGAGCGAGCCGAAGTCCGGCGGGGTCGCGCTGTACGACAGGCGCTCCGGGTAGTTCACCAGGGTCCAGCCGTGCATGCCGAGGTCGACGCTCGACTCGGTGTCCTCGATGACCGTGCGGTCCTGCACGTACCGCTTGACCTCGAAGCCGCCGACGGTCTCGACCTCCTCGATGTCGCGGAGCGCGCGGGTGCGGATGACCGCGTTCGCGCCGACCCAGAAGGTCGCGTTGTGGCGCGACATGCCCTGGTGGAGGATGTGCTGGATGTCGGTGGTCGCACCGGCGAGCCGCTCGATGCGCGTCGCTGCACCCCGGAAGGACGAGTACGGGGTCTGCGTCACGGCGACGCGGGCGTTCTCCGGCTGCTCGAGGAAGTACACGAGCCGCAGGCAGTAGTCGCGGAGCAGCACGGAGTCGGCGTCGAGCGTCAGGACGTAGTCGGACGCGGGGACGACGAGGTCGGCGTCCTCCGGCGAGGCGACCGTGCGGAGGATCGTCCCGCTCGCGGTCTCCTCGAACGCGTACGAGCCGCCGAGCAGCCCGATGTACGAGTTGAGGTTCATGGCCTTGTTCGCCTCGTCGGAGAGGTTCACGAACCGCTTCCGCTCGAAGGTCGTGATCTCGGCGGTGAAGGTCCACGCCAGGCGGCGGGTGAGCTCGAGGGCACGGGCGCTGGTGACCTCGGTGAAGGCGTCGCCGCCCACGGCAGCTCCGACCGCGCGGCCGGCAGGAGCGCCGGCGCCGACCGCGTCCACGATCGCGGCCTCGAGCGCCTCGGACGTCAGACGGAACTCGTCGGCCAGCGCGACGAGCACCTGGTCGTGGAAGAAGTGGTCCACGTGGTCGACGACCTCGTGCTCACGGGCGTGCCGCCGGAGCCAGGCGTCCGCCCAGCGGTGGTGCTCGACGAGCGTCCGGAGCGCGTCGACCGAGGCGTGCGGCGCGGTGTCGGCGTCGATCTCCGCGACGAGCAGGGCCTCCTGGAAGCGCCGGGAGGGTGCGGCGAGCTGCGACTGGATCCGCCCGGCGACCGCACGGGTGCGCTCGAGCTTGTCGGCCACCTCGGGGTCGGTCGGGAAGGGGGCGTCGTCGACGAGCAGGACGACGCGGAGAGCCGGGTACTCCTGCAGCGCGGCCGACCAGAGCGTGGTGGCGACGACGTCGGGTTCCTCGGCGTAGCTCGGCACGAGGACCGTCATCGGCGCCTCGTGCCCCTCGGCGAAGTGGCGGTCGAGCTCGGCGCGCGGGACGCGGACGTGCGCGGCGAACCGCTCCATCGCACCCTGGCGGGCGATGAGGTGCATGAGGGCGGAGAAGGTCAGGAAGGTGACGACCACCAGGTACGAGATCGCCTCGGTGGTGAAGCGGAAGCTCTCGGTGCCGTAGTCGAGGAACTGGCGGATCACCGTGTAGACGACGTAGGCGAGCCAGAACGCGATGGTCAGGATGATGGCGACGCGACCGGAGACGAGCTTCCGGTCGGAGGGACGGGCGTGGATGGTGTCGAGCGGGCGGGTACGACGCTCGGAACCCCACTGCCTCCGGCGCACGGGGGCGCCGTCGAGCTGTTCGGGCATGACGGTCCTTCTTCCGCGGAGGTCAGCGCACCATCGGGTCGGCACGCTGTCGGGTTGCCCCCGACGGTCGACTGCGAACCTATGGGGACAGAACGAACGGTGCAGACACCCGGAAGGGGGGTTCTGGCCTCCTCGTGCGGGAACCCGCACGATGTTGCGGGACGGCCGGTCCGCGGCGTGTCGCTCCGGGCCCGACGGGGCTCCGGACGACGCGCCGCTCACGTTGCGCGCGCGGTCCCCCGACGGTCGGCCTGGAGGCACGGCTCGGCTCCGCCGCGCCCGTCGCGATCCGCGCGCAGGTGGTCACGACGCCCCGTCGACGCCCGGCGGAGGGTCACGAACGGTCGCTCGGAGTGCGCGGGAGCGACGTTCCGTGACCCCCGGGCGGCGCGCACCCGGGGAGTTGCGACCCCGGGATCGCGCGCGTCGGCGGCCGAGTGTTCCGGCGGCCGGGTGCGTCAGCGGCCGCGGGCGAGCAGCCAGAGGAGGTACGGCGCACCGACGACACCGGTGACGACGCCGACGGGGAGCGCGGTGCCCGGGATCGCGAACTGGGCCACGAGGTCGCTCGCGAGCGTCACCACCGCGCCGACGGCGGCCGCGGGGGCGAGCGCTACCCGTCCGCCGCCGACGACCCGGCGCGCGATCGGCGCCGACATGAGCGCGACGAACGACACGGGGCCGGCGGTGGCCACGGCGCCGGCCGTGAGCGCCACCGCGGTGAGGAGCAGCAGCACCTTCGCGCGGTCGGGACGGAGCCCGAGCGCCGACGCGACGTCGTCCCCGAGGGCGAGCACCGTCAACCGGGGCGACTGCGCGAGGGCGAGCGCCATGAGCACGACGAAGGCGATGCCGAGGACGCCGACGAGGTCCCGGTCGACGGCGTTCAGGCTGCCGGAGAGCCACAGCAGCGCGGTGCCCGCCTGGGTCACGGTGCCGCTCGTGAGCATCCACCCGGTCACGGCCAGGCAGATCGCCGCGACGCCGATGCCCACCAGGACCACCCGGTTGCCGGTGATCCCCCGCTGCCAGGACAGTGCGGCGATGACGAGCGAGACCACGACGGCCCCGACGAGCACGGTACCGAAGAGCGCGATCCCGGACGCCCCGAACAGCACGATCGCGGTGATGCCGGCGGCGCTCGCTCCCGAGGTGATGCCGATGACGTCCGGGCTCGCGATCGGGTTCCGCACCACGCTCTGCACGATCGCGCCGGCGACACCGAGGGCCGCGCCGACGAACACCGCGCCGAACACCCGCGGCCCGCGGAGCTGCCCGATCACGAAGTCCGCGATCGTGTCCCCCTGCCCGAACGCGGCGGCGGCCACCTGCGCGGGTGACAGCGGGATCTCGCCGACGCCGAGGCCGGTGAGCACGAGCGCGACGAGCACCACGAGCAGCACGCCGAGCACGAGCAGCTCGCGGCGTGCTCCGACGACCCGGCGACGGCTCCGGGGTTCCACGGCCGTCACAGTCCCCGCACCGCCCGGGACCGGACGAGCGCGATGAACACCGGCGCCCCGATGAGCGCCGTGACGATGCCGACCTGCAGCTCCCCCGGGTACGCGACGACGCGGCCGATGACGTCGGCCGCGAGCAGGAGGGCCGGTGCGACGAGTGCGGAGAGCAGGATCGTCCACCGGTTGTCGGGGCCGGTGAGGCGACGGACGGCGTGCGGGACGGCGAGTCCGACGAAGGCGATCGGCCCGGCGGCTGCCACGGCGGACCCGGCCAGCAGCACGGTCACGACACCGCCGACGACCCGGACGAGCACCACCCGCTGGCCGAGGGACGCGGCGAGCTCGTCGCCGAGCGCGAGGGTGTTGAGCGACCGACCGAGGCCGATCGCGACGACGAGGCCGACCAGCACCGGGACGACGATGACCCCGGCGGTGCCGAGGTCCTTGCCCGCGAGCGCGCCGACCTGCCAGAACCGGAGCTGGTCGAGCAGGGACTGATTCGTCACGAGGACGGCGGTCGTCACCGAGGACAGCGCCGCGGCGACCACGGCCCCGGAGAGCGCGAGCCCGACCGGGGAGAGCCCGCGCCGGGCGACCGCGGCGATCCCGTAGACGAGCAGCGCCGCGAGTCCGGCGCCGACGAACGCGAAGGGCAGGTACGCGCCCGTGCCGCTGATGCCGAACACCGCGATGCCGGTCACCACCGCGAGGGAGGCCCCGGCGTTGATGCCGAGCACGCTCGGGTCGGCGAGGGGGTTCCGCGTCACGCCCTGCATCACGGCACCGGCGACCCCGAGTGCGGCTCCGGCGAGGAGCCCGACGACGGTGCGGGGCACGCGGTTGCCGAGCACGATCAGGCCGATCTCGTCCCGGCGTCCGGGGTGCAGGACCGTGTCGAGGACGGTCCCGAGCGGGATCGGCCGTGAGCCGAACGCCACGGACAGCGCGACCGCGACGCCGAGGACCACGACCGCCAGCACGGTGGCGCGGACGAGCCGGCCGACGGAGCTGGGCGCAGGAGCGAGGACGGGAGCTGCCATGGGGGTGAGGCAACCCTAACGTGCGCGCCCCGAGCGGATCGGCCCGACGTTCGGCCTTCCCCGAGCGAGCCGTGAGCGTGCGCAGTGCTCGTTCATAGGGTCTCCTTGGGGAACGGGCCTGTACTGGCATCCATCGACGCCCGACCGGGCCGTCGAGGGACGACCGGAGAGCACCGATGAACGAGACCCCGAACCCCGACGCCACCCCTGGCGGGACGAACGGCGCGACGACCGACGGAGCCGCCGCCCGCGCGCAGGGCGGCTGGGAGGCTCCGCACGCCGACCGGTCGACCCTCCGCCCGGCCTACGCCTTCGACGGCAGCGGTCCGTACCTGTACGCACCCGACGGCTCCGGCCCGTACGCCTACACGCACGACGGCCGGGGCCCGTACCTCGTCGGGAGCCCCGCCCTCGACGGGCAGCACTGGTCGAACGGCCAGGGCTGGTCGAACCCGCAGGGCTGGGCGACCGGGGCCGCCGCCGCGAACCACGGTGGGTGGGCGTCCGCGCCGACGAAGCGCCCGCGCCGCCTCGGGCTCATGATCGGCTCGGGCATCGCGGCGCTCGCGATCCTCGGGGCCGCGGGCGGGACGGCGCTCGGACTCTCCTCCCAGCACACGTCGACGACGTCGAGCCAGTCGCAGGGCACGACGACACTCCCCGGGACCGGCAGCGGCAGCGGGAGCAGCGACGGCAGCGGCACGAACGGCTTCACGGTGCCGGGCAACGGACTCGGCACGGGCGACGGCACCGGCACGAGCGACGGCAGCTCCGGGACGAGCACGCAGTCCGCCGCCACCGCCGCGACCGCGGCCCAGAAGAAGGGCGTCGTCACGATCAACACCGTCCTCAACTACGACGAGTCCTCGCAGGCCGCCGGCACCGGGATGATCCTCACGTCGAACGGCACGGTGCTGACGAACAACCACGTCGTGCAGGGCGCCACGAGCATCGTCGTGACCGATGAGACGACCGGCAAGCAGTACAAGGCGGACGTCGTCGGCACGGACGCCACCCACGACGTCGCGGTCCTGAAGCTCCAGGATGCCTCCGGCCTGTCGACCGTCACGCTCGACGACGACGGCGGCGCGAAGACCGGCGACTCGGTCACCGACGTCGGGAACGCCGAGGGCACGGGCAACCTCGTCGCCGCGGAGGGCACCGTCACCGCGACCGACCAGGACATCCAGGTGCAGAGCGACTCCGGCTCCGGCACCGAGTCCCTCACGGGCATGATCCAGGTCGCGGCGGACATCGTCTCGGGCGACTCGGGCGGCCCGGTCCTCGACAGCGAGGGCGAGGTCGTCGGCATGGCGACCGCGGCGTCCTCGGGGTCGGCGGACGTCACGGGCTTCGCGATCCCGATCTCGACCGCGAAGTCGATCGCGGACAAGATCCTCGCGGGTGAGTCCTCGTCGACGATCACGATCGGCCTGCCCGCGTTCCTCGGAGTCGAGGTGAGCGGGACCGCCACGACCGGTGGCGTCGCCGTCGCCGGCACGGTCGAGGGCTCGGGTGCGGCGAAGGCCGGCCTCGGTGCCGGTGACGTGATCACGGCGCTCGACGGCACCGCGGTCTCGACCTCGGACGCGCTGACGGCGGCGATCCAGGCGCACAGCGTCGGCGACCGGGTGACGGTCACCTACACGGACAGCGCCGGGACCTCCCACACGGTGACGATCACACTGACCGCAGGACCGGCCGCCTAGGCGCCGCCGAGCACCGCCCGCACCACCGACCGGAACACGTCGGCGCGAGTGACGGTGTCGTCCGCCTACGCGCCGAGCACCGCCCGCACCACCGACCGGAACACGTTGGCGCGAGTGACGGTGTCGTCCGCCTACGCGCCGAGCACCGCCCGCACCACCGACCGGAACACGTTGGCCGGGGCGTCCGCCGAGAACGCGGTCGCCCCGGCCTCGGTGCGTCCGACCCGGGCGAACCCCTGCCCCTCGGCGTGCACGATCGTGACGGGGTGCTGCGCCCCGGGCCGTCGGAGGTGCGCGACCGTCCACGGCGCGGCCCAGAACCGGGCGAGCCGCGGGTCGCCCTCGGCGACGTCCGCGGGCAGGTCCGGCGCGGTGTCGCCGCCGTCGAGGCGGCGCGCCACCAGGTCTGCCCGGACCGACCCCGTGCGGAACGGGAAGGTCCACACCGGGCGGATGCCGAGCCTCCCGGCCATGACCGCGACCACGCGCTCGGGCGGGACGGCGGCGACCACCTGGTCGTCCGTCCCGTCGACGACGGTGCCGTCCCAGGCCTGGAGGCGCGACTCGCTCCCGTCGGGCAGCCGCTGCTCCAGGGTGGTCGGCTGGGTGTCCTCGGCCCAGGGGCCGATCAGGGACTGCGTGGCCTCGGGCAGGGTGCCGAGGCGTCCGACGAGGCCGGCGTCGATGAGCTCGCGGCCGGCGGGGCTGCGGAGGAGGCCGGGGTTCCACCGGCGCCCGGCGAGGCTGCGGAGGGTCGACACGGCCTCGGCGGTGAGGCGCGGGCCGTCGAGCTCG
This is a stretch of genomic DNA from Curtobacterium sp. 458. It encodes these proteins:
- a CDS encoding trypsin-like peptidase domain-containing protein; this translates as MNETPNPDATPGGTNGATTDGAAARAQGGWEAPHADRSTLRPAYAFDGSGPYLYAPDGSGPYAYTHDGRGPYLVGSPALDGQHWSNGQGWSNPQGWATGAAAANHGGWASAPTKRPRRLGLMIGSGIAALAILGAAGGTALGLSSQHTSTTSSQSQGTTTLPGTGSGSGSSDGSGTNGFTVPGNGLGTGDGTGTSDGSSGTSTQSAATAATAAQKKGVVTINTVLNYDESSQAAGTGMILTSNGTVLTNNHVVQGATSIVVTDETTGKQYKADVVGTDATHDVAVLKLQDASGLSTVTLDDDGGAKTGDSVTDVGNAEGTGNLVAAEGTVTATDQDIQVQSDSGSGTESLTGMIQVAADIVSGDSGGPVLDSEGEVVGMATAASSGSADVTGFAIPISTAKSIADKILAGESSSTITIGLPAFLGVEVSGTATTGGVAVAGTVEGSGAAKAGLGAGDVITALDGTAVSTSDALTAAIQAHSVGDRVTVTYTDSAGTSHTVTITLTAGPAA
- a CDS encoding iron chelate uptake ABC transporter family permease subunit, with the translated sequence MEPRSRRRVVGARRELLVLGVLLVVLVALVLTGLGVGEIPLSPAQVAAAAFGQGDTIADFVIGQLRGPRVFGAVFVGAALGVAGAIVQSVVRNPIASPDVIGITSGASAAGITAIVLFGASGIALFGTVLVGAVVVSLVIAALSWQRGITGNRVVLVGIGVAAICLAVTGWMLTSGTVTQAGTALLWLSGSLNAVDRDLVGVLGIAFVVLMALALAQSPRLTVLALGDDVASALGLRPDRAKVLLLLTAVALTAGAVATAGPVSFVALMSAPIARRVVGGGRVALAPAAAVGAVVTLASDLVAQFAIPGTALPVGVVTGVVGAPYLLWLLARGR
- a CDS encoding carbohydrate-binding protein, translating into MSSTRRLSPLRVGLAVVLTAAVAAGGYLGFDRWQSAQAADAQKSWFAAYTDVTATPTFAFEDVKSAKGRDVMLSFVVADHDAACTPTWGSAYSLQGASDSLDLDRRIARLQQQKGEVGVSFGGLANDELATTCTDTSDLVGAYETVVQRYDVSTVDFDVEGDDLTNHAAGERRAAAVKKLQDARRAAGHPLAVWLTLPAAPGGLTSDGTTAVAQFLKAGVDLAGVNAMTMDYGQAKGSSQSMYSASVQTLQEVHRQLGILYTRSGTPLTDATLWHKVGATPMIGQNDIQDEVFTLADARKLNAWARERGLGRMSMWSLNRDTTCGSNYVNLSTVSDSCSGVDQDGVLFADVLGKGFTGGIVAAASDVTEAEPSATVQPTDDPKTSPYPVWSADASYLEGTKIVWHHNVYEAKWWTSGDLPDDPVLSAYETPWQLIGPVLPGEKPVKQVTLPAGTYPSWSGTKQYDTGARVLFDGVPYQAKWWNTGDSPEASTSDPDGSPWVKLKDSEIKELLSELQQ
- a CDS encoding iron chelate uptake ABC transporter family permease subunit produces the protein MAAPVLAPAPSSVGRLVRATVLAVVVLGVAVALSVAFGSRPIPLGTVLDTVLHPGRRDEIGLIVLGNRVPRTVVGLLAGAALGVAGAVMQGVTRNPLADPSVLGINAGASLAVVTGIAVFGISGTGAYLPFAFVGAGLAALLVYGIAAVARRGLSPVGLALSGAVVAAALSSVTTAVLVTNQSLLDQLRFWQVGALAGKDLGTAGVIVVPVLVGLVVAIGLGRSLNTLALGDELAASLGQRVVLVRVVGGVVTVLLAGSAVAAAGPIAFVGLAVPHAVRRLTGPDNRWTILLSALVAPALLLAADVIGRVVAYPGELQVGIVTALIGAPVFIALVRSRAVRGL
- a CDS encoding FHA domain-containing protein; the encoded protein is MTFSLEQAAALTPESGISTEERDAITALPSGSALLVVRRGPNVGARFLLDSDVTTAGRHPDADIFLDDVTVSRKHAQFLRHGTSFTVKDLGSLNGTYFDGARIDEALLTDGSEVQVGKFRLTFYASRVDLARLANA
- a CDS encoding glycosyltransferase family 2 protein — protein: MPEQLDGAPVRRRQWGSERRTRPLDTIHARPSDRKLVSGRVAIILTIAFWLAYVVYTVIRQFLDYGTESFRFTTEAISYLVVVTFLTFSALMHLIARQGAMERFAAHVRVPRAELDRHFAEGHEAPMTVLVPSYAEEPDVVATTLWSAALQEYPALRVVLLVDDAPFPTDPEVADKLERTRAVAGRIQSQLAAPSRRFQEALLVAEIDADTAPHASVDALRTLVEHHRWADAWLRRHAREHEVVDHVDHFFHDQVLVALADEFRLTSEALEAAIVDAVGAGAPAGRAVGAAVGGDAFTEVTSARALELTRRLAWTFTAEITTFERKRFVNLSDEANKAMNLNSYIGLLGGSYAFEETASGTILRTVASPEDADLVVPASDYVLTLDADSVLLRDYCLRLVYFLEQPENARVAVTQTPYSSFRGAATRIERLAGATTDIQHILHQGMSRHNATFWVGANAVIRTRALRDIEEVETVGGFEVKRYVQDRTVIEDTESSVDLGMHGWTLVNYPERLSYSATPPDFGSLIVQRRRWANGGLLILPKYLRQVRERRQRGERVGLVEMSLRVNYMASIAWGSLGLIFLLAYPYDSRLLSPMVLLAALPYFWLFASDLKYCGYKRTDILRIYGFNLILMPVNVAGVLKSIQQALTAKKIPFARTPKVRDRTASPALYVLAPYAMVVFSVFTFLRDYQAQNWGNAVFAAFNALLAFYAIVAYIGIWNSVVDVWLWATRWMYYDPSARAARRAARRQAKQDRKAARKGLLPEAEPVAEDWRAVLYFGHGGAELPTRHGAGTVGAPATRSTPTVVTAPAGPTASDAPTGHAATAAPAAPAAPAAPAAPASTDERTAA